A region of the Emys orbicularis isolate rEmyOrb1 chromosome 6, rEmyOrb1.hap1, whole genome shotgun sequence genome:
ATCACTGTGGATTTTGGGAGTCTTTAGATACGGTATATGCCAGGGTGGGATCATTTTTCACTTTGTGACTCTCACAACCCACTAATGTTAcatctttatttaaaatgtgcaAGGTAGATAATATACCTGTTACAgaaccaataaataaattaataagaaAGTGGCTACCTACAACTGCCAGCATGTGAAATGGCACATGTATTATTCATGTAAGGCACCTTTCTACTTCATGTACATGAATTTATTTGTTGGTCCACAACAGCATCACATTATGTAAAGAGCCCTCATTTCCCTGATGACACATATTATCTAATCAAAATAATTTCCCTTTCCATTCACACCAACTTCCATAGTTATTAATATATGCAAGTGTGCAGAGCCTTACCGGATCAAGGAAAACATTGAGATTGCACAGCCTGTGGTGAGGAATTCCAGATACCTACTGTTGTGATGATAGGCCATATTTAAACAAAATAGCATGTGTGTGTCCCATAAGGCCAGGATTCCAAacagctcagggccagattttagaGTGCTCAGTAGCTACTAACTGCCATTGTAACATTTAaggttagattttcaaaaatcacacactgaacttttgaaaatcaggccacttaattTGGtataaagcaacaaagagtcctgtggcaccttaaagactaacagatatattggagcataagcttttgtgggtgaccacccacttcgtcagatgcatgtaatggaaatttccagaggcatgcataaatatgcaggcaagaatcagtctggagataacgaggatagttcaatcagggaggatgaggtgccacaggactctctgttgctttttacagatccagactaacacggctacccctctgatacttagtttGGTATGTAAATAAGAGCAGAGCTCTTGAAAAATCTAGTGCCACTTCTGGGTGTTAAGCGCTTGTGAAAATGTGGCCCATAGCACTTTTTGTTGGCTCTGAACATAGTTCAATTTGTTGTCAAAACCTTGAGTCTTTTACTAAGGATTGAGAGATTGAAAACAAAAGTATATGACACTTGCACAAATTAATTGGAGTAAATCCTGCTCCATGTAAACCATTTACACGACAACAATTTACTCTGGTACAAAGACAAACTGACAAGAgaaatgagaaaaggaaacaaagcaaGGATAACTAGAGGAAGTATGGCTTTCAGACAGGCCCCTTCTCTTACCATCCCCCTTCTCACAGGTAGCTGACCAGACATCAGCTCTCACAGACACTGACATGACAGGAGAGTCCTATTATCTCTTCCAGTTAACTAATGTCCAGTCTTTTTCAGCAGCAAAGCCAAGAAAAAATAAGATTCTAAAGTTCTTTAGTTCATAAAAAATTCCCATGAGAAGTAGCTTAGTAATATGTATAGTCTTTCAGTTTAGGTCCAGCATAGACACTGGGTGGAGTACTGGTAGGTATTCCAATTACACAGTTAAGAGAACATTGTAAAGCATCTATGCCCACTGGTGACTTTGATAAGAGAAACAGTAGACAGGTAGTCCCAGCGAATGGGAAGAAAGTCAAGAAACAAAGGAATAGAAGGAAAAAGAAGGAAGACAAATCTATGGAGCTTTAGGACAGTATACATGCTACAAAAATGCTTACACATTTATACACTGAGTATATACATCCCAGAATCCTCTGCTCTGGTGCTATGATACCTTCTTTAAAACACAGCTGCCTAACATGAATTTGGGGACATGTTTGGGAACAAAAGGTGCCTAACACACGTCTCAGGAGAAACTGGTTACTCATCTGAGAGAAGAAACAACATAGATAAGGGGAGCAGGAGGAAAagcgagggacgtgattattggCAGGGCTGCCAAATCTCCTCTTAGCCTATGATGTCCACCAGTTCAGCATGGTCCTGCCAAAACAATGTGGTAGAGTGAGTATTGTCTCTTCTGATATACTGAAATCAGCACAGTGACTACAAGGTACTATTATGGGAAACGTGACCATATTATTGTGCACATATTTAATCATGTGGAGCTAAGAAGATGGAAATAAAGTCTTGTTTCCTTAATCGTACAGTTAGAATTTCCAAGAATTTCTCATCATGATAATGAAATAGACATCAGTGTCTATTGAAGCGCTGACTCCTGCATAGTAGTTCATGAATTCTTCTGTTGTAACCTAAAGTAgaaaattttaaaacagaaaaggaaaccTTCATTCTTCATGTCATAACACATACATACTATATGTAAATAAACATCTGTAAATGAGCAAGATTTAAGCCATATACTGTACACCCTCTGCTTCAAGTTATCTTGCATTAGGAAGGAACCTAAGACAGGAGGGAAAATGAAGAAGATGCAACTACTTCAGCAGTAGAAAGTCCTAAAATGTAGAGGTCCTGTTCTCTaagtaaacctatttaaaatgagTTCTCATCTTCCCTGAAAACTGAAAGATAGAATCAGTGAAGCTGTGGTCCTTCAAAAAGACAAGTATTGCCATGTAATTTTCTCATTGACTCATCTGAATTTGGACAGCAAATTCATTACATTGTAATGAATGAATTGGAATGGGTTCCTGGTGCTATTGGGAGATTGTAGTTTTATATCCATTTATCAAGCTAAAGATGCCATTCTTCAGAGTAGATCTGACTAAAAGAAAGCAGTGTTTAAATCCCAGTtgagttttgtttattttgatatGCATTTCTGGGTTGAAACCATTTACAAAAGCAATTAGTCTACCTGTCCACTTTTTAAATTGGTATGACCTTTTATATGTGGAGAAATATATTTCCAATTCTTCATTTATATAAATTGCATAGTTTTAATCTTTGGACCATTTATACAGTACTTTGAATAAAGCTATTATACAAAAAGGTATCTCCCAGTCATTGTTACCGTCTTGTGTTTGGGAGACACCTAAAACGATTCAATAACTGCGGGGGCTGGACCTTAAAGCCTGTTCCACTTATTATAAACAGGCATCCAGCTTCCCAAGCTTGGCTGACTCAGCAAGACTGTGGTGCTTTTGCTAAAGTGATTTTTATTTGAAGCTCAGTACTAAGGCACATTGGCTAAAACAAATTAGTTATGCTCACTAAACCAGACATCCTTGCCAGCTCCATTATATGAATCTCGCTTATCTGAAACCACCTGTTAACAGAAACAAGTCCAGGTCCCCGCTGCTAACGTCAGGGGACATATCCTTGTTTCAAATAACAGGAGGCTTTGGATAACTGAGGTGAAGCTCCATGAATTTACATCAGTGGTGTGGCTCAGAGCAGACTCCAATTCAGAGAGGTCAAGTTTGTTGTTGAGAAGGACCTGTGGTCTAGTGGATTAGGCATAAGACTTGGAAACAAGAGATGCAAGTTCTGACACTGACTTTTCTATGACCTTGAGCTTTGGTAAAGTAGGAACAATTATATTTACTTCCTAAATATGTTTGTATGTTgaaaatgtttataaagtgcaAAAAACATTGTTAAGGCCAATTAGAGGCACATGTGGCAACAGAAATCTGAACTCTGgtctcaattcaggaaagcactaaaGTATGTGCATAAGTCCATCTCCTTATTCATGACTGACTTCAATGCCATTTTacctcaatgggatttaagcacatgcttaaagctaagcacatgcataaatactgtcctgaatagggatgctttcctgaatcagggactCTGTGCTTAAAATAGACCATGCATTGAGTTTTTTAACAGGTGGAGAATCTTCTCCTCACAGGGGGTTTGAAAAATCAAGCTCTGTGTATTAGCAATAATTGCACTTTTCTTAATTATATAGTGTGCTGTTGCCCTGAGGTGGAATGCATAGTCTGATGCCATATCACATTATTTGCAAATCAATCACAAGTAACTACAAAAATATCCCAAATCCTACAATTTTGCATATGTTCAAATTTTGTTCTATATGCAGCGGGCTTGGGGGTGTGTCAGAGGCAGGCTGGAGAGGTGAAATCAGTGGATCTGCTGCTACACGATACCACCAACCACTGCCACGGATAGAGCAGCGGTACAAAAGCAGCTGCAGAGTGTCTCAGGTACAGAGCCCTGACCCAGTGAGTACAGAACACGGGATTTAGTCCACTATACTTTGATTGCCCAAATTATTCAAAAAGATAGGTCTCTGCATTAAAAAAGCAGTTGGGTATTAATGAagggaaagaaataaaagaaCATTATCCTCATGTCTGTACATCCATTTTACTATTAATCTAAAGGATGTATCAATAAGCACGGCACAGATGCACTGTACATGCTTTTAATTGTTGGATATTGGGCTTGTTTTCTCACATAATAATTTTAGTTGTGCATCCAATGGAGCGCCCTTCAATTGCCTTGGGCTATTCCACTTACCTTCCCATCTTTCTCATACGGTGAATCAAAGTTATCTAGAAAGGATCTAAAAACTTGATCTTCTGTCCATTCTCCATTCTGATATTTGGGATGATGCTTTGCATTATACACCCCCCGTAAGTCTTCAATGGTTATAATACCATCACCGGTTTTGTCAAACTTCCTAAATGCTTGCATGATGACCTCTTTTCTGGCATTAGACATTGGAGGCTGAAAGCAGATATTAACAGATTAATCCTATGTCTGTCTGCTGTCTGTCCAGTTTCAGCTTcaagctttgctgctgctgttactagTAAACATACTTTCAGAGAGCCTAGGACATGGTGTGCACATAAATGCTACCCAGAGAAGAGTGTGACCATCATCCTGTTAGACAAGTGCTTGAGACAGGAAGTGCAATTCACCATTgactaaatcaggggtaggctacctatggcacgcgtgccaaaggcagcacacaaactgattttcagtggcactctcactgcccgggtcctggccaccggtccggacggtgctgcattttaatttaattttaaatgaagcttcttaaacattttaaaaaccttatttactttacatacaacaatagtttagttatatattatagacttatagaaagagaccttctaaaaacgttaaaatgtatgactgacacgcgaaaccttaaatcagagtgaataaatgaagactcagcacaccacttctgaaaggctgccgacccctggactaaatAGTGAAACTGACTGTACTCAGGCAAAGGTAGAGGAACAAAGGTAGATCTATCAAAGGTagagaaacaaactgaaaaaccaGGTTAAAATGTTTTTTAGAAAATCTTTCTGTTCTCTCCATATTAGATGTCACTTGTAACAACAATAGGTATAAGAGATCTCTGTTTTTACATTTGTATTTTAGCAGTATTTACAGGCCCAAACCAAGATAAGGCCCctgttgtgttaggcactgtataaacacatgcAAAGAGAAGACTTGCTGCCTTAATGAGTTTACAGCGTAAGCAGACAAGCAagaattatcatccccattttagatAGGGAAGTGAGACCTAGAGAGAgtaagtgattttcccaaggaAGTCTGTAGTAAAGCCCTGGAACTGAACCCCAGCTCCCAGTCCAGAGACTGACCCACAAGACCAcctttcctttctcatttttagatGGAAATGAAATTCTTCAAACTGATGTTGTCCCTTCGATATTTCTGTAGATATCGGTATTACTGATAAAATAGAACTGCGTTGACCTATTACTTGACTGTTCGGCTAGTCATGGAACAGGATTTTTCTCATTTAGATAACAAAAAAGCACATTGTTTGGAAACTTACTCTTAACGTTACAAGAAATTCATCAAAGTCTATTGTTCCGTTGCCATCTTTATCAAAGATCCTGAAAAGCTCATGAGCTTCTTCCTTGTCTATCATCACGGCATAATCATTTAACCCTTTCAAGAATTCTTTGAAATCAAGGGTTCTGTTTTGGTTGTCATCCATAATCCGAAATACTCTGTGgaaaaatgtgtgtttaaaataaataaaatgaagaatGAGAGTAGCACAAGAGGCAGAACTTACATAGAAGAATGACAGTTTATTAGGACTAGAAAGGGACACCACTAGAAAGGGACAGTTTATTAGGACTAGAAAGGGACACTTATTGGGATAACATTTCCTCTTCCTAAAGTCTCTTCAGAGAAAAGGAGGGCTGCAGGTATTGAGGTGGTAATGAGCAATGCCTGTCAATCAGCATTGCTTACCCCACCTAGCCAGTTTGGCAAGGCCTATTTTCCATTCCCTCTCTCTGAACATGAAATGTGAccttcacaaaacacaaactaCTAAATTCCACATGGAAGATGTTTTACTTTTAAACAGGACTGCAGTAAAGGAAGTAtacaagtatttttaaaaatccaaccccaatataataataattattattgtatTGAAATTGAGCCATCTGGTAAATCATAGCTGTTGGGAATGGTTGAAAGAATTGTCAAACTCAGCTCAGAAGGAGAAAAAACTATACCAGTGATGAAAcagaaaactacattaaaattggtgtcacatagatgcagttgtgatacaACATGACTCAGACATGATGTAATTACtaaaaaacattttcagattaaatgacttgcccagggtcacacaggaagtctggccATGCACACAAgtcattttaatttctctgtgcctcacttccccatctgtaaaatggggataataatatttcttttgtctttctaatcCACTTACATTGAGAGGTCATTAACTAATATACACATGTAACTAGTGCACACTGATCCTATGGCCATGCACTTTGATCTAATGGCCCTACCTCACAGCCAAGCCCTGTCCCGTATCAAaattttaaataggaaaacaGAAGCTAAATGTGCAAAGCAGGAAGCTTGTGGTCCAAACCATCAGCAGGTACAAATCAGTGTCATTTCACTGAAGAATAAGGATTTGGATCTGGCCCTTGTACCTTTACATCCCTTTGTTTTGATGTTGGTGATGCAGATGCTTGCATTAATTTCAACTCCTGGCGCTTTCCATTGCTTTCCTTTGTTTAATTGGTTAGCTctgtatttttattgaaaaatcattgaagaaaaaaatagtaCTGGAGTTGCAGTTGCACTTCCCAAATCCAAACACCCCTGAACTCCGGAGCatttgaaatcctggctccatgaaAGTCCgttggagttttgccactgacgtCAATCAATAGCTGATATTTTGCAGCTTAAGCCCATTTTAGCCGCATTGATATAGCATCTTACTACTCAAATTCTTTGGTTTAATAATGTATTTGGGCTTCTTGATTTACCTGCCAAGTCCTTTGATGCCTGCAGACCCCCTTGCTAGACACTGCAGCCGAAGCCTCTCAATTGGGTCTGTGGTTTTGGCCAGGTTTCTTTTGGCTTGGACTGCCATGTCTCGGTCGTGCCTCGCTGTACCGGGCATCTAGAAAAAGAATTTCCTCCTTTAGCACAGATTCACAGAGCTGAAAAAGGCTTTATCTGATGGGCACTGATTACCAAGTAAGGTCTTTAAAACATGTTCTTGAATACTGAAACCCATCTTACTTCCTCAGACTGCACAAATACTTCACTTGTAAGAGTTTTGTGCTTGTTAATGAATTACTAGAAAGACTTTTGTGGCCATTTGATATTATCAGTCAAAAATATCATTGCACAAAACTGGAAATCCAAGCTGCCCTTGGGAGGAAATGAACAGCTAGCAAGAGTCTGATCTATGCTAACCATCTGTAAATGCTAGCTCTCTCTGAGAGACAAACGACAACATAATGTAGCTGTGTGGCATGCTGCAAAAACCTACACAAATGCAGGCCATCCAGATGACCTTAATACTTCCACGTGTGAGCAAATGTTTAGCAATAATATTTAGCAACTGTATAGGATTGTAACAGGTCTcaggttctaggaccctgtgTAGAAATGCAAAATTATTTCTACTAACTCTACCAGGCAGCCAAACCAGATGGACCCTATTAGTGTTACAAACCATTTCTTGTTCAAGGGATCCATTTCCAACATACCATAACAACACATACTACAACATTCATTACAAACGTCACacaattcatagatttcaaggccagaaggggccattataaGCATCTAATCTGACATCCTGCATTATACCTCActcaataatttctgcatcatgTCCAGAATTTCTGTTTTAGCTATAGCATATCTTGGATTAAAGTcttcaagtgatggaaaatctacCATGTCCccaggtaagttgttccaatggttaattaccctcatagTAAAAAATGTAcacacccttatttccagtctgaatttgcttagcttcatcttccaatcattggatctcattatgctttttctgctagattaaagagctgtctactatcagaaatctcttttaGAGATTTTAGACCATGATTAAGTTACTTGTTAACCTTCTCTTGGGTAGGGTAACTAAATAGATTGACATTattaagtctctcactataaggcatgttttccagacctcaaaacAATCTGTAGCTCTTTTTGGAACCCTTTCCAAGTTTTCAACaatctttttgaagtgtggacagaactggacacagtattacaGTAATGTTCACCCTAATGCCGTATACAGAGGTAAATCCACCTCCCAGCTCTTAACATTTATAGTTAAAAATACAAGTGCTAAATATTACTATTACCTGCAAGGCCTGCACACACTTACATAAACTAAACACCGCAATTATCAACACATTTCATAAGGCTGAATAAATCAATTGTTTGAATTCTATTCACAAAGATATTCTTCTGCATAACTAACACATCTTACATCTTGGATATGACTTACGTGTAATATAGGACATTAGAACTATAGTCCTTTCAAAATCTTTACTGCACATTTAATAAACATATATCAAACCATCCTGCAGCATGCATCTAGTAGAGAAGATGATGGTAAAAATGCCTGAACGCTGTCTACGCTACTGCTTATGCCATTGCTAGGACCAGTGCAGCTTCGTCATGCTGGTATATggtgtgtagacaaagccctaaAGTGCTGTAGGAAGTGCACTTTTGTTGCCCTATTGAGGACTGTTGCTCTGCCTTTGGGAACCCATGGACATGTCTTTAAGAA
Encoded here:
- the CAPSL gene encoding calcyphosin-like protein; the encoded protein is MPGTARHDRDMAVQAKRNLAKTTDPIERLRLQCLARGSAGIKGLGRVFRIMDDNQNRTLDFKEFLKGLNDYAVMIDKEEAHELFRIFDKDGNGTIDFDEFLVTLRPPMSNARKEVIMQAFRKFDKTGDGIITIEDLRGVYNAKHHPKYQNGEWTEDQVFRSFLDNFDSPYEKDGKVTTEEFMNYYAGVSASIDTDVYFIIMMRNSWKF